One genomic segment of Erythrolamprus reginae isolate rEryReg1 chromosome 2, rEryReg1.hap1, whole genome shotgun sequence includes these proteins:
- the HNRNPAB gene encoding heterogeneous nuclear ribonucleoprotein A/B, protein MAEVEHQFGATQNGHETAAAAEAEAEAEGSVSGGDDEEEELLQPEQQLEEDEDEEEEEEEEEEEVVAAVVDEPGDEEGDGEGEGEEAGQSVASAEASGSQNGAEGDQINASKNEEDAGKMFVGGLSWDTSKKDLKDYFARFGEVSDCTIKMDPNTGRSRGFGFILFKEAASVDKVLEQKEHKLDGRVIDPKKAMAMKKDPVKKIFVGGLNPEATEDKIREYFGDFGEIEAIELPMDPKTNKRRGFVFITFKEEEPVKKILEKKFHNVSGSKCEIKVAQPKEVYQQQQFGSGGGRGRGGRRGQGSSNYGKAPRRGHQNNYKPY, encoded by the exons ATGGCCGAGGTGGAGCACCAGTTTGGCGCCACCCAGAACGGGCACGAAACGGCCGCGGCGGCCGAGGCCGAGGCCGAAGCCGAAGGATCCGTGAGTGGCGGCGAcgacgaggaggaggagctgtTGCAGCCGGAGCAGCAGCTTGAAGAGGACGAggacgaagaagaggaggaggaggaagaggaggaagaggtggtggcggcGGTGGTGGACGAGCCCGGAGACGAGGAGGGGGACGGTGAAGGAGAAGGCGAGGAGGCAGGGCAATCGGTAGCTTCTGCGGAAGCCAGCGGCAGCCAGAATGGAGCCGAAGGCGATCAGATCAATGCAAGCAAGAACGAGGAGGATGCGGG GAAAATGTTTGTTGGTGGTCTCAGTTGGGATACAAGCAAAAAAGACTTAAAAGACTACTTTGCTAGATTTGGTGAAGTAAGTGATTGCACAATAAAAATGGATCCTAATACAGGCAGATCAAGAGGTTTTGGATTCATTCTCTTCAAAGAAGCAGCAAGTGTTGATAAG GTTTTGGAGCAAAAAGAACACAAATTAGATGGAAGAGTGATTGATCCTAAGAAAGCAATGGCAATGAAAAAGGATCCTGTGAAGAAAATATTTGTTGGTGGACTTAACCCAGAGGCAACAGAAGACAAAATCAGGGAATATTTTGGAGACTTTGGAGAG ATTGAAGCTATTGAACTTCCAATGGATCCAAAGACCAATAAAAGAAGAGGGTTTGTATTCATCACATTTAAGGAAGAAGAACcagtgaagaaaatattagagAAAAAATTCCACAATGTCAGTGGGAGTAAG TGTGAAATTAAGGTAGCACAGCCAAAAGAAGTATATCAGCAGCAACAGTTTGGTTCTGGGGGCGGCCGAGGAAGAGGTGGAAGAAGAG gTCAAGGCAGTTCAAATTATGGGAAGGCTCCAAGACGTGGTCATCAGAATAATTACAAGCCATATTGA